In a genomic window of Desulfobacterales bacterium:
- a CDS encoding radical SAM protein, translated as MSEFKINRLISGGLITNYFCTSRCKHCLYNCSPAWEKDYMTPQVAEENLRSIKQLGCTAVHIGGGEPLLRPEKLATILEVAAAVGVDVDYVETNSSWFKDEDSAAAMLSHLHQKGLQTLLVSISPFHNEYIPLAKMKGVVDAARKTGISIFPWVSDFLGDLSQLDGSGTHSLAEYEALFGEKYMKNLPQRYWIHLGGRALKTFRPFFAEKSAEQILNENAGGCAGELTNTGHFHLDLFGNYIPGLCAGLSIRREDLGQPIGADTYPVLSTLFAKGIRGIYKMAEETFDFTPANPRYINKCDLCTEIRTLFVQHNFGGPYELNPKEFYTNP; from the coding sequence TTGTCTGAATTTAAAATCAATCGATTGATATCCGGCGGATTGATTACCAACTACTTTTGCACATCGCGCTGCAAGCATTGCCTGTATAATTGCAGCCCGGCCTGGGAAAAGGATTATATGACGCCGCAGGTCGCCGAAGAAAACCTGCGGTCCATCAAGCAGCTGGGATGTACGGCAGTGCACATCGGCGGCGGGGAACCCCTTTTAAGACCCGAAAAGCTGGCAACGATTCTCGAAGTGGCAGCTGCCGTCGGTGTTGACGTCGATTATGTCGAAACCAATTCGTCCTGGTTTAAGGATGAGGACTCGGCAGCGGCCATGCTGTCGCACCTGCATCAAAAGGGCCTGCAGACGCTGCTGGTATCCATCAGCCCATTTCATAACGAATATATTCCATTGGCGAAGATGAAAGGCGTTGTGGATGCCGCCCGCAAAACCGGTATCAGCATATTCCCATGGGTATCAGACTTTTTAGGGGACCTTTCCCAGTTGGACGGCAGCGGCACCCACTCGCTGGCAGAATATGAAGCTTTGTTCGGCGAAAAATATATGAAAAATCTGCCGCAACGCTACTGGATCCACCTGGGCGGCCGGGCATTAAAAACGTTTAGACCCTTTTTTGCGGAAAAATCTGCGGAACAAATCCTAAATGAGAATGCCGGAGGTTGTGCGGGAGAGCTGACAAACACGGGGCATTTTCACCTGGATCTTTTTGGCAATTACATTCCCGGACTTTGTGCCGGTCTTTCCATCAGAAGAGAGGACTTAGGCCAGCCGATTGGGGCCGATACATATCCGGTTTTATCGACCTTGTTTGCAAAAGGCATCCGGGGTATTTATAAAATGGCCGAAGAGACCTTTGATTTCACACCCGCAAACCCTCGTTACATCAATAAATGCGATCTGTGCACAGAAATTCGAACCCTATTCGTCCAACACAATTTCGGCGGCCCCTACGAACTCAACCCCAAAGAATTCTACACCAATCCCTGA
- a CDS encoding bifunctional helix-turn-helix domain-containing protein/methylated-DNA--[protein]-cysteine S-methyltransferase, whose protein sequence is MTAETFSQAAIDYERIEKAITFLIDNFHSQPGLEEIAKKIHMSEYHFQRLFSRWVGISPKRFLQYLTKEHAKILLEKSINLLDVTYEAGLTSPGRLHDLFVTCEAVTPGEYKAKGKGLEIAYGYHATPFGECLLATTDRGICGLNFVQNQNRQAALSGLKSRWKNATLTEKPNTTRHIVDRVFNPLAEQNTTPLHLVLNGTNFQIKVWEALVRIPMGAVVSYEDVAAYIGMPKASRAVGNAVGSNPIPFVIPCHRVIRKTADFGNYGGGKARKLAILGWESVRCNN, encoded by the coding sequence ATGACCGCTGAAACATTTTCCCAGGCTGCCATTGACTATGAGCGCATCGAAAAAGCCATCACATTTTTGATCGACAATTTTCACTCCCAACCGGGTTTGGAAGAAATTGCCAAAAAGATTCACATGAGCGAATACCATTTTCAGCGGCTTTTCAGCCGCTGGGTGGGAATCAGCCCCAAACGGTTTCTGCAATATTTGACTAAAGAGCACGCCAAAATCTTGCTGGAAAAGTCGATTAACCTGTTAGACGTTACCTATGAAGCCGGCCTGACCAGCCCGGGCCGCCTACACGATTTATTTGTTACCTGTGAAGCCGTCACCCCCGGAGAGTACAAGGCCAAGGGCAAGGGTCTTGAAATCGCATACGGATATCATGCCACCCCGTTCGGCGAATGTTTGCTGGCAACCACCGACAGGGGTATCTGCGGTTTGAATTTTGTCCAAAATCAAAATCGGCAGGCAGCTCTGTCAGGTTTGAAATCCAGGTGGAAAAATGCAACTTTAACTGAAAAACCGAATACAACCCGGCATATTGTTGATCGGGTATTCAATCCCCTGGCCGAACAAAACACAACACCTCTGCATCTGGTTTTAAACGGCACGAATTTTCAAATCAAAGTCTGGGAGGCGCTCGTCCGGATACCCATGGGGGCGGTGGTCTCTTATGAAGATGTAGCCGCCTACATCGGGATGCCCAAAGCGTCACGTGCCGTCGGCAATGCCGTCGGAAGTAATCCGATACCGTTTGTGATCCCCTGTCATCGGGTGATTCGCAAAACTGCGGATTTTGGAAATTACGGCGGCGGGAAGGCCAGGAAGCTGGCCATACTTGGCTGGGAATCCGTTCGTTGCAATAACTAA
- a CDS encoding PilZ domain-containing protein translates to MKDYEIIAQLYYLIKNLSEEQKKDLFKQFLNGNMTNFLLKAAIDMSSEQQFIFMKHLEEMQPQAEQPDRRASARKDCLINVHFKIRGQKFRSYILDISKSGAFIETSDRFSSGLKMLLRFSSPENRQALNLIGEIVWADSRGVGVKFIHLTGDQIRVLKSFTEKTDEVLEITS, encoded by the coding sequence ATGAAGGATTATGAAATCATCGCTCAATTGTACTATTTAATAAAAAATCTGTCTGAGGAGCAGAAAAAGGATCTTTTCAAGCAATTTCTTAACGGGAACATGACCAACTTTTTGTTAAAAGCAGCCATCGATATGTCATCCGAGCAGCAGTTTATATTTATGAAACATCTGGAAGAAATGCAGCCCCAAGCCGAGCAGCCAGACCGCAGGGCAAGCGCCAGAAAGGATTGCCTGATAAACGTCCATTTTAAAATTCGAGGGCAAAAATTTCGCAGCTATATTCTGGACATCAGCAAATCCGGCGCCTTTATTGAAACCAGCGACCGGTTTTCCAGCGGTTTAAAAATGCTGCTTCGGTTCTCATCTCCCGAAAACCGCCAAGCATTAAATCTTATCGGTGAAATCGTCTGGGCTGATTCCCGCGGTGTTGGTGTGAAGTTTATCCATCTCACAGGCGATCAAATCCGCGTATTGAAATCTTTTACCGAAAAAACTGACGAGGTTTTGGAGATCACTAGTTAA
- a CDS encoding regulatory protein RecX yields MTDDRIQSLTSPDKKNDQQAMNTAVRILTYRDHSQYELKRKLQQRGFASDVINGVIEKCERFNYIDDQKTARLYILQLKRKCFGKRYIRLALKRKRLRGDAIDRILSAEYPGVDEYVHASRILEKKKKTFAREPDPKKRSDKIYRFLYSRGFHPSVIRNYVK; encoded by the coding sequence ATGACAGATGACAGAATACAGAGCCTTACGTCTCCTGATAAGAAGAATGACCAGCAGGCGATGAATACCGCGGTTCGAATTTTAACGTATCGCGACCATTCGCAATACGAATTAAAACGGAAACTGCAGCAACGGGGATTTGCGAGCGACGTTATCAATGGGGTGATAGAAAAGTGCGAGCGTTTCAATTATATCGATGACCAAAAAACCGCCCGGCTTTATATTTTACAGCTTAAACGCAAGTGTTTCGGCAAACGCTATATTCGACTGGCGTTAAAAAGGAAACGTTTAAGGGGTGACGCAATCGATAGGATTCTTTCGGCGGAATACCCCGGAGTTGATGAATATGTACACGCCAGCCGGATTTTAGAAAAGAAAAAGAAGACGTTTGCGCGCGAACCCGATCCAAAAAAAAGAAGCGATAAGATATATCGCTTTCTGTACTCGCGTGGATTCCACCCTTCTGTGATTCGAAACTATGTAAAATAG
- a CDS encoding TraB/GumN family protein, which translates to MFSIKSKQKKLKMIWQVQKNGNSSQLVGTAHFFPYSFRDSLRRCLQDARVAIFEGPLDEDNMARVRQAGIDPESSYHLFDELDDQTIAGITGALIPVCRLRNSTQFVHYCKDSLRETVYDLVKGMHPWLAFFTLWSTYLRRNGWKYSVDMEGYNVAQELGKQVVFLESIEEQITVLKNISHEKIMYFLKQTDHWETLANDYVKSYLKGDLEKLRLSGIRFPSRHHTIIDRRDEVFFKRMQAELAQGDVVAFLGAPHLKGMSRLLLADGYQVKGPWLPD; encoded by the coding sequence ATGTTTTCAATTAAATCAAAACAAAAAAAGCTTAAAATGATCTGGCAGGTACAAAAAAACGGCAACAGCTCTCAGCTTGTCGGCACCGCCCATTTCTTTCCCTATAGCTTTCGAGATTCGCTGCGCCGCTGTCTGCAAGATGCTCGGGTGGCCATTTTTGAAGGCCCGCTGGATGAGGATAACATGGCCCGGGTCAGGCAAGCTGGTATAGATCCGGAATCGTCCTATCATCTCTTTGATGAGCTGGATGATCAAACCATTGCCGGCATCACCGGTGCCTTGATACCAGTTTGTCGGCTGAGAAATTCAACTCAATTTGTTCATTATTGTAAAGACAGCCTCAGAGAGACCGTTTACGATTTGGTGAAAGGCATGCATCCTTGGCTGGCGTTTTTTACGCTGTGGTCCACCTACTTGCGGCGCAATGGCTGGAAATATTCGGTCGATATGGAAGGATACAATGTGGCGCAAGAGTTGGGCAAACAGGTCGTGTTTCTTGAAAGCATTGAAGAACAAATAACGGTGTTGAAAAATATTTCACACGAGAAAATCATGTATTTTCTCAAGCAGACGGATCATTGGGAAACACTGGCCAATGATTACGTCAAGTCCTATTTGAAGGGTGATCTGGAAAAACTGCGACTTTCCGGTATCCGCTTTCCAAGCCGGCATCACACCATTATTGATCGTCGCGATGAAGTGTTTTTTAAAAGGATGCAAGCGGAGTTGGCCCAGGGGGATGTCGTTGCTTTCCTGGGGGCACCGCATCTAAAGGGAATGAGCCGTTTGCTTCTTGCCGATGGCTACCAGGTTAAAGGGCCCTGGCTGCCGGATTAA
- a CDS encoding class II aldolase/adducin family protein, giving the protein MGQFDKHKQAIVECARWLSEHGYFGCIRGSGGNISVKLNTDCMMAITPSRRPYQEMTSDDICVVDDQFKSIEGHLTPSIEATMHLSVYRNRPDIQAVIHSHPVFAGILSIINKPIPALFDEITFEIGAEVDVVPYAISGSTELAQNVVHKLDNDCYCYILQNHGALSLGKDLDQAWKNAELLEKVAQIYFYALTTEKKITTLPKDAIDLIYKMRKT; this is encoded by the coding sequence ATGGGTCAATTTGATAAACACAAACAGGCCATCGTTGAATGTGCCCGCTGGCTCTCTGAACATGGCTATTTCGGATGTATCAGGGGCAGCGGGGGCAACATTTCGGTCAAACTTAACACTGATTGTATGATGGCGATAACCCCGTCCCGCCGCCCCTACCAGGAAATGACGTCGGATGACATTTGTGTGGTTGATGACCAATTCAAATCCATTGAAGGACATCTGACACCATCGATTGAAGCAACGATGCACCTCAGCGTTTATCGAAACCGACCCGATATCCAGGCCGTCATTCATTCCCATCCGGTCTTTGCTGGTATATTGTCGATAATCAATAAACCGATACCGGCCCTGTTTGATGAAATCACATTTGAGATCGGTGCTGAGGTGGATGTGGTTCCTTATGCCATTTCCGGAAGTACGGAGCTGGCCCAAAATGTTGTCCACAAACTAGACAACGATTGCTATTGCTATATACTGCAAAACCATGGTGCCTTGAGCTTGGGAAAAGACCTGGACCAAGCCTGGAAAAATGCAGAGCTGTTGGAAAAAGTGGCCCAGATTTATTTTTATGCCTTAACCACCGAAAAAAAGATAACCACTCTGCCCAAAGACGCTATCGATCTGATTTATAAAATGCGGAAAACATAA
- the lsrF gene encoding 3-hydroxy-5-phosphonooxypentane-2,4-dione thiolase: MPDVEEMKEGKKYFTDIPQQTEGFFLKGSNALDWGMKNRLARIFNPESGRTVMLAIDHGYFQGPTTGLERVDVNILPIVPYADTLMLTRGILRSIVPPAITKPIVLRVSGGTSILKELSNEEIAVDIEESIRLNVCAMAVQVFIGGEYERQSIINMTKMVDIGTRYGIPTLAVTAVGKDMARDARYFRLATRICAELGAHYIKTYYIEKDFETVCASCPVPIVMAGGKKIPELDALTMAYNAVQQGASGVDMGRNIFQSDSPIAMLQAVAAVVHQNEKPDKALDLYETLKNQS; encoded by the coding sequence ATGCCTGATGTGGAAGAAATGAAAGAAGGAAAAAAATATTTTACTGATATTCCGCAGCAAACAGAAGGGTTCTTTTTGAAAGGATCCAATGCGCTGGACTGGGGGATGAAAAACAGGCTGGCCCGCATTTTCAACCCCGAATCCGGTCGCACGGTCATGCTGGCCATCGATCACGGATATTTTCAGGGTCCCACCACAGGACTTGAGCGGGTTGACGTCAATATTCTTCCGATTGTGCCCTACGCGGACACCTTGATGCTCACCCGCGGTATTCTCAGAAGCATTGTCCCGCCAGCCATTACCAAACCGATTGTGCTGCGGGTATCGGGCGGCACCAGCATCCTCAAAGAGCTGTCAAATGAAGAGATCGCCGTAGATATTGAGGAATCCATTCGTCTGAATGTTTGTGCCATGGCCGTCCAGGTATTCATCGGGGGTGAATACGAAAGGCAATCGATTATCAACATGACCAAGATGGTGGATATCGGCACACGGTACGGCATTCCAACCCTGGCAGTTACCGCCGTGGGTAAGGATATGGCCCGCGATGCCCGCTACTTCAGGCTGGCCACCCGTATTTGTGCCGAACTGGGCGCTCATTATATTAAAACCTATTATATCGAGAAAGATTTTGAAACCGTTTGCGCTTCCTGCCCGGTACCGATCGTGATGGCCGGCGGCAAGAAAATACCGGAACTGGATGCCCTCACCATGGCCTATAATGCCGTGCAGCAGGGGGCTAGCGGCGTGGACATGGGTCGCAATATATTTCAGTCCGATTCTCCGATTGCGATGCTGCAGGCGGTCGCGGCAGTGGTTCATCAAAACGAAAAACCGGATAAGGCTCTGGATCTATACGAAACACTCAAAAATCAGTCATGA